A genomic window from Candidatus Kryptoniota bacterium includes:
- a CDS encoding S9 family peptidase — MISLKKVVPVFAVLLLFTGTSLAQLKNLTLNDIFMSDKFKLKTLSVDWLPGEDAYTFTKFDSATNAEQIWTHDIKTGEEKTLLSYAELNSQVSDFSSHVSAYFYSPDKKYILFTGALRARRLKTGGNFYLYDTGTKRLQLVSGVSDPEEQKIIEFSPDGTKISYVKDNNLYVYDIATASTKQLTTDGNENIINGNFDWVYEEEFEIINGYEWSPDSKYIAYWRLDQSKVPIYRITDFMPTYLKIEEQHYPYAGYPNSSVKIGLTDVASGKTSWVNTGNDSDFYIPRIEWTSDPKSLAVEKLNRLQNHLDILVADRETGDANSILIEDDKDYLEVNNDLTFLKDGKGFIWESERSGNNHLYLFDMQGRQKVELTKGKYDVAALAYVDEVHGKVYYTSSETSPMQRELYVVDLDGKNKKELTREAGVHNIDFSPLGDYYIDSYSTFTMPPSWKLYLSDGKYVSTLAENEKDQLGGYSKGESSFIQAETTDNEKLNAWMIKPANFDTSKKYPVLFYVYGGPGSQTVMDSYGYTNYLWYQYLAEQGYIIFSIDNRGTGARGKDFRQITYKNLGYYESMDQAEAAKYLAKTYAYVDASRIGIWGWSYGGYMTSLTVFKYGDVFKLGVAVAPVTSWKLYDTIYTERYMQTPDLNPKGYEESAPQVYADQLKRKFLVIQGTADDNVHWQNSIQLVDKLENANKQFSLMYYPGKDHGIGGKITRDNLFTHITEYILQNL, encoded by the coding sequence ATGATCAGCTTGAAGAAAGTCGTGCCAGTCTTCGCGGTCCTCTTGCTTTTCACGGGCACATCACTCGCCCAGCTCAAGAACCTGACTCTCAACGACATATTCATGTCGGACAAGTTCAAATTAAAGACCCTCTCCGTCGACTGGCTCCCAGGTGAAGACGCATACACGTTTACGAAATTCGATTCTGCGACTAATGCCGAGCAAATCTGGACCCACGATATCAAGACCGGTGAAGAGAAGACGCTTCTCTCGTACGCCGAGCTCAACAGTCAGGTCTCCGACTTTTCATCGCACGTCTCGGCTTACTTTTACTCGCCCGACAAGAAATACATTTTGTTTACTGGAGCACTTCGCGCGAGAAGGCTGAAGACCGGCGGAAATTTTTATCTTTATGATACAGGAACAAAGAGACTTCAGCTTGTCTCAGGAGTATCCGATCCGGAGGAACAGAAGATAATTGAATTTTCTCCCGACGGGACGAAGATTAGTTACGTCAAAGATAACAACCTTTATGTCTACGACATCGCGACTGCCTCCACCAAACAACTGACTACAGACGGAAACGAAAACATTATCAACGGGAATTTCGACTGGGTGTACGAAGAGGAATTTGAAATAATAAACGGGTACGAGTGGTCACCCGACAGCAAGTACATCGCGTATTGGAGACTCGATCAGAGCAAAGTACCAATATACCGGATCACCGATTTCATGCCGACTTATCTGAAAATTGAAGAGCAGCATTATCCATACGCCGGTTATCCAAATTCAAGCGTTAAGATCGGTTTGACCGATGTAGCGAGCGGTAAAACGTCGTGGGTCAATACCGGAAACGACAGCGATTTCTATATCCCAAGGATTGAGTGGACTTCCGATCCAAAGAGCCTTGCCGTCGAAAAACTTAACAGGCTTCAAAATCATCTTGATATTCTGGTGGCCGATCGCGAAACAGGAGACGCGAATTCGATCCTCATTGAAGATGACAAAGATTATCTTGAAGTAAACAACGACCTCACATTCCTGAAGGACGGAAAGGGTTTTATCTGGGAAAGCGAGAGAAGCGGCAATAACCATTTGTATCTATTCGACATGCAGGGTCGCCAGAAGGTGGAACTGACAAAGGGCAAATATGATGTCGCGGCACTCGCATATGTCGACGAGGTCCACGGTAAGGTTTATTACACGTCGTCCGAAACAAGTCCGATGCAGAGAGAGCTGTACGTCGTCGATCTGGACGGGAAAAACAAAAAAGAATTGACGAGGGAAGCAGGCGTTCACAACATTGACTTCTCGCCTCTGGGAGATTATTACATAGATTCTTACTCGACGTTTACGATGCCTCCGTCGTGGAAACTTTACCTCAGCGATGGAAAATATGTTTCAACTCTGGCGGAAAATGAGAAAGATCAGCTTGGGGGTTACTCTAAAGGCGAATCCAGCTTCATCCAGGCAGAGACGACGGATAATGAAAAGCTGAACGCGTGGATGATAAAGCCGGCTAACTTCGACACGTCGAAAAAATATCCCGTTCTCTTTTACGTGTACGGCGGACCGGGCAGCCAGACAGTGATGGATTCATACGGCTACACGAATTACTTATGGTACCAGTACCTCGCGGAGCAGGGCTACATTATCTTCAGCATCGACAACCGCGGAACTGGCGCAAGGGGAAAAGACTTCAGACAGATCACTTACAAGAATCTCGGCTATTATGAATCGATGGACCAGGCAGAGGCCGCGAAATATCTCGCGAAAACTTACGCTTATGTCGATGCTTCCAGGATCGGCATCTGGGGGTGGAGCTACGGCGGGTATATGACGAGCCTGACAGTATTCAAATACGGCGACGTCTTCAAGCTCGGTGTAGCTGTCGCGCCAGTGACATCATGGAAGCTTTACGATACAATTTATACGGAACGTTACATGCAGACACCGGATTTGAATCCAAAAGGGTATGAAGAAAGCGCGCCTCAAGTGTACGCCGATCAACTCAAAAGAAAATTCCTCGTGATCCAGGGAACTGCCGACGATAACGTCCACTGGCAGAATTCCATTCAACTTGTAGACAAACTTGAAAATGCGAACAAGCAATTCTCATTGATGTACTATCCCGGTAAGGACCATGGCATAGGGGGGAAAATAACGCGCGATAATTTATTCACCCACATTACAGAGTACATCCTTCAGAATTTGTAA
- a CDS encoding amidohydrolase: protein MRLKPDFLFKNGKFWTGSAAAPSANFLSASGGRILEVGTLANPSENNSGVVVDLRGHFAMPGFIDAHTHFGMGGASLRQIDLRDSKSEKEMSARIKDFVKSHPAGKWLVGGNWDHENWKSRTIPSKELIDPFTSSTPVFLDRLDSHMALVNSRALQIAGITRDTPDPNGGVIVRDSNGEPTGIMKDSARELVAGMIPEPSEDECIFDLKRAMKHASSLGVTTVHDISPQRHLNAIRVLKRRGELTVRFYFVPPLSDYMSLVDQGIEAARGQVCDEWLNLGAVKAFADGSLGSGTAWFFEPYEDDKTNSGIATDLMSSGELEKLAIIADRNHIQLAIHAIGDKAVSGVLDLFEKIRHENPPWERRFRIEHAQHVREADFSRFKELDVIASVQPYHCIDDGRWAERVIGTGRARTTYAFRSFLAHRVALAFGTDWPVAPLNPLQGIYAAVTRATTDGKNPDGWIAEQKIGVEDALRSYTLGAAYACFCENDRGTLEEGKLADFVVLSRSPLETRPDEIKDIKVLMTVAGGKIIFADDEFSENHERQTS, encoded by the coding sequence ATGCGGTTAAAGCCCGACTTTCTTTTCAAGAACGGAAAATTTTGGACCGGATCTGCGGCAGCTCCGTCAGCTAATTTTCTTTCAGCTAGTGGCGGCAGAATTTTGGAAGTGGGGACACTCGCGAATCCATCTGAGAACAATTCCGGAGTCGTAGTCGATCTTCGCGGACATTTCGCGATGCCAGGGTTCATAGACGCACACACGCATTTCGGAATGGGCGGCGCGTCGCTTCGACAGATCGACCTGCGGGATTCGAAAAGTGAAAAGGAGATGTCAGCCCGCATAAAAGATTTTGTTAAGTCCCATCCTGCAGGGAAATGGCTGGTCGGAGGTAACTGGGACCACGAGAACTGGAAAAGCCGGACGATTCCGTCGAAGGAACTAATCGATCCTTTCACTTCGTCGACGCCGGTTTTCCTTGACAGGCTCGACAGTCACATGGCGCTCGTAAACAGCCGCGCGCTCCAGATAGCAGGAATTACAAGAGACACCCCAGACCCGAATGGGGGTGTCATAGTCCGCGATTCCAACGGCGAGCCCACAGGCATCATGAAAGACTCTGCCAGAGAATTGGTCGCTGGGATGATTCCTGAACCTTCTGAAGACGAGTGCATTTTCGATTTGAAGCGTGCCATGAAGCATGCGAGTAGTCTAGGAGTCACGACAGTTCATGACATCTCGCCGCAGCGCCACCTCAACGCCATACGAGTATTAAAGAGAAGAGGCGAACTTACTGTCCGCTTCTATTTTGTTCCCCCGCTGTCCGACTATATGTCACTGGTCGATCAGGGAATTGAAGCGGCGCGCGGACAGGTATGTGACGAGTGGTTGAACCTCGGTGCTGTCAAAGCCTTTGCCGACGGCTCGCTTGGCTCCGGAACGGCATGGTTCTTCGAACCGTACGAGGATGACAAAACGAATTCCGGAATTGCGACCGACTTGATGTCGAGCGGTGAGCTTGAGAAACTCGCAATAATTGCGGACCGGAATCATATCCAGCTCGCGATCCATGCTATCGGCGACAAAGCTGTGAGCGGTGTACTCGACCTGTTCGAGAAGATCCGTCACGAAAATCCGCCGTGGGAAAGAAGATTCAGAATTGAACATGCCCAGCATGTGCGCGAGGCGGATTTCTCAAGATTCAAGGAGCTTGATGTGATTGCTTCCGTTCAACCGTATCACTGCATCGACGATGGCCGGTGGGCCGAAAGGGTTATCGGGACCGGTCGTGCAAGGACGACATATGCGTTCAGGAGTTTCCTTGCTCACCGTGTCGCGCTTGCATTCGGCACAGACTGGCCCGTGGCGCCTTTGAACCCGCTCCAGGGAATTTATGCAGCTGTGACCAGAGCGACGACAGACGGAAAAAACCCGGACGGATGGATAGCGGAACAAAAAATTGGAGTTGAGGACGCGTTGAGGTCGTACACTCTCGGCGCGGCGTATGCGTGTTTTTGTGAAAACGACCGCGGCACACTCGAGGAGGGAAAGCTTGCGGATTTTGTCGTGCTCTCCCGTAGCCCGCTAGAAACGAGACCCGATGAGATCAAAGACATCAAGGTCCTGATGACGGTGGCAGGTGGGAAGATTATTTTTGCGGATGATGAATTTTCGGAGAACCATGAGCGCCAGACCAGCTGA
- a CDS encoding glycosyltransferase family 9 protein translates to MFKRNHKRILVVRPDRVGDVVLSTPVYRSLRTLIPGAFIGAMVSSYTSPLLYRNPNIDVIIHDDARLGRPQDFWRQVGVIRSYEFDTALLLMPTKRLAYMLFLAGIPYRLGVGHILYEVITFTHGVSRNNYNPLRHESEYMLDLVRRIAGTNNTDGKIQAIKLEIFLDESERNEAVKYLEEKRLDCRRPIVGIHPGSGRSAPNWNTEKYLELMNKLADNDVQVLVTGSPEEKSLEKNFSRQSGKRIATSFGELSIRKLAAVISRLSVFVSSSTGPMHIAAALGVATVSMFCPLTACSPELWGPKGNRSSVILPPDGFCQLRCPGDPHICTFGEKEEGITVERVYEATRDILDKTEAVSINKGAE, encoded by the coding sequence TTGTTCAAGAGAAATCACAAGAGAATCCTCGTGGTCCGGCCTGACAGGGTCGGTGACGTTGTCCTGTCCACTCCGGTTTACCGATCGCTGAGGACTTTGATCCCCGGAGCGTTCATTGGAGCGATGGTATCTTCATATACGAGCCCGCTTCTATATCGAAATCCGAATATAGACGTGATTATTCACGATGACGCGAGGCTCGGCAGGCCGCAGGATTTCTGGCGGCAGGTCGGTGTGATTCGTTCGTACGAATTCGATACCGCACTTCTCCTGATGCCCACAAAACGTCTTGCATACATGCTCTTTCTCGCCGGGATACCTTACCGTCTGGGGGTCGGGCACATTCTTTACGAAGTTATCACGTTTACTCACGGTGTCTCGAGAAATAATTACAATCCTCTTCGCCACGAATCCGAGTATATGCTTGATCTTGTCCGAAGAATAGCAGGGACGAATAATACCGATGGGAAAATTCAAGCGATCAAGCTGGAAATTTTTCTGGATGAATCGGAACGTAACGAGGCGGTAAAATATCTTGAGGAAAAGAGACTGGATTGCAGACGGCCAATTGTCGGGATTCATCCAGGAAGCGGACGCTCGGCGCCGAATTGGAATACGGAGAAGTATCTTGAGTTGATGAACAAACTTGCAGATAATGATGTCCAGGTTCTTGTGACCGGCTCGCCTGAAGAAAAATCACTCGAGAAAAATTTCAGCCGTCAAAGCGGCAAAAGAATTGCAACATCGTTTGGCGAATTATCGATTCGAAAGCTGGCGGCAGTAATCTCACGTCTAAGTGTCTTCGTTTCCTCGAGCACCGGTCCGATGCATATCGCGGCAGCTCTTGGTGTCGCAACAGTGTCGATGTTCTGTCCGCTCACGGCTTGCTCGCCGGAGTTGTGGGGACCGAAAGGAAACCGGTCGAGTGTAATACTTCCGCCTGACGGGTTCTGCCAGCTCAGATGTCCTGGCGATCCGCATATTTGCACGTTCGGAGAAAAGGAAGAAGGAATTACAGTTGAAAGGGTGTACGAGGCGACGAGGGACATCCTGGACAAGACGGAGGCGGTTTCTATAAACAAGGGGGCGGAATGA
- a CDS encoding M24 family metallopeptidase — MDLQKIQTAIGAAGLNGWLFFDFHNRDHLGLKILGISQKGLATRRWYYYIPAIGEPVRLVHRVEPEKLDHLPGKKFSYSSWRELHANLKEILGKPSRIAMQYSPQNAIPYVSIADGGTIELIKGMGHEVVSSADLIQQFEAVLGEKAIRSHIKAGKLIDKILDEAFNEIRKSLTTKKYKTEYEIQQFIWKRFAANGLVADEPPIVGVNDHPANPHFAPTPKNSRKMKPGDKFLIDLWAKLDKPGSIYYDITWSAFIGDDPPDEYVKCFHVVRDARRAGFKFLNDRLADGRQVAGWEVDDVCRNVVKQSGYGEYFTHRTGHSIGEEVHGNGGNIDNFETQDTRVIVPGCLFSLEPGIYMQGKMGVRSELNVYVGDMQKASVTGREQAELVLIH; from the coding sequence ATGGACCTCCAGAAGATTCAGACAGCAATCGGTGCCGCCGGACTCAACGGCTGGCTCTTTTTCGATTTTCACAACCGCGACCACCTCGGACTGAAGATACTCGGGATCAGCCAGAAGGGGCTCGCTACACGAAGATGGTACTATTACATTCCCGCAATCGGAGAGCCGGTCAGGCTCGTCCACAGGGTAGAGCCCGAAAAGCTCGACCATTTGCCGGGAAAGAAATTCAGCTACTCTAGCTGGCGGGAACTCCACGCGAACCTGAAAGAGATCCTAGGCAAGCCTTCAAGGATAGCGATGCAGTATTCACCACAGAACGCTATCCCCTATGTTTCAATAGCTGACGGCGGAACCATAGAACTGATAAAGGGAATGGGCCATGAAGTGGTTTCTTCCGCGGACCTCATACAGCAGTTCGAAGCAGTACTCGGCGAAAAGGCAATAAGGTCGCACATCAAAGCGGGAAAACTGATCGACAAGATACTCGACGAAGCATTCAACGAAATCCGCAAATCTCTCACGACAAAGAAATACAAGACCGAATATGAAATTCAGCAATTCATCTGGAAGAGGTTTGCGGCAAACGGCCTGGTCGCGGACGAGCCGCCGATCGTCGGAGTGAACGATCATCCCGCGAATCCGCACTTTGCCCCGACGCCGAAGAATTCCAGGAAAATGAAACCGGGGGACAAATTTCTCATCGACCTCTGGGCGAAGCTCGACAAGCCCGGCTCGATATACTATGACATAACATGGAGCGCGTTCATCGGGGACGATCCGCCGGACGAGTATGTCAAATGTTTTCACGTCGTGCGTGACGCGCGGCGAGCGGGATTCAAATTCCTTAACGATCGACTTGCGGATGGAAGGCAGGTCGCCGGCTGGGAAGTGGATGACGTTTGCAGAAACGTGGTCAAGCAGAGCGGGTACGGTGAGTACTTCACTCATCGCACCGGTCACTCCATCGGCGAAGAAGTTCACGGCAACGGCGGGAACATAGACAATTTCGAGACACAGGACACGAGGGTCATAGTGCCAGGTTGCCTATTCTCTCTCGAGCCGGGAATTTACATGCAGGGCAAGATGGGAGTTCGTTCCGAGTTGAACGTGTATGTCGGCGACATGCAGAAAGCGTCCGTTACCGGCCGCGAGCAGGCCGAGCTTGTCCTCATCCACTGA
- the radA gene encoding DNA repair protein RadA, producing MSKQTIRFACQNCGYISPRWVGKCPECGEWNSFVEELMSESRQTRSDERKSKIEIVPLSDVEAAEGERHSTGIEEFDRVLGGGLMPGSIVLIAGDPGVGKSTLMLQLARNEKLGKILYVTGEESRAQVRVRAERLGMKSLDNLFVLAETDLESILKAVADFNPPILIVDSIQTVYHPDVMSAPGSVSQVRECSAKLAQMAKLTGTAVFVIGHVTKDGVAAGPKVLEHIVDTVLQLEGERHYSFRILRAYKNRFGSTNEIGIFEMRETGMVEVENPSEIFLSERSYGASGSTVTAAIEGTRPLLLEMQALVTPTGYTVPQRTSTGLDYRRLNIILAVIEKRIGIKLGGFDVFLNIAGGVRIDEPAVDLASAISVISSYKDIPVDSGTLVVGEVGLAGEVRSVSQIERRVQEAAKLGFTRAIVPHANFKGVKSKLEIEVIEVQKLSEAAKLLI from the coding sequence ATGTCCAAACAGACAATCCGTTTCGCGTGTCAGAACTGCGGTTACATTTCACCGCGCTGGGTCGGCAAATGTCCGGAGTGCGGCGAGTGGAACAGCTTCGTCGAGGAATTGATGAGCGAGAGCCGCCAGACGAGGTCGGATGAGCGCAAATCGAAAATTGAAATAGTCCCGTTGAGTGATGTCGAAGCCGCGGAAGGCGAGAGACATTCAACGGGCATAGAAGAATTCGACCGAGTGCTGGGCGGGGGACTCATGCCCGGCTCGATCGTCCTGATCGCGGGAGATCCTGGCGTCGGGAAGTCAACCCTTATGCTCCAGCTCGCGCGAAACGAGAAGCTCGGGAAGATTCTTTACGTCACCGGCGAGGAATCGCGCGCACAGGTGCGAGTCCGTGCTGAGCGACTCGGAATGAAGAGCCTTGATAACCTATTCGTGCTTGCAGAAACCGACCTTGAGTCTATCCTGAAGGCGGTGGCCGATTTCAATCCTCCGATTCTAATCGTAGACTCAATCCAGACGGTCTATCATCCTGATGTCATGTCCGCGCCCGGAAGTGTAAGCCAGGTCCGCGAATGCTCGGCAAAACTGGCGCAGATGGCGAAACTCACAGGGACAGCCGTATTTGTAATCGGTCACGTAACGAAAGACGGTGTCGCTGCCGGCCCGAAGGTACTTGAGCACATCGTCGATACGGTGCTTCAGCTTGAAGGCGAGAGGCATTACTCTTTCCGCATTCTCCGTGCATACAAGAACAGGTTCGGTTCCACGAACGAGATAGGAATTTTCGAAATGCGGGAAACCGGCATGGTGGAAGTTGAGAACCCATCCGAGATATTTCTCTCCGAGAGAAGTTACGGCGCGAGCGGGTCGACCGTGACTGCGGCAATCGAAGGTACGCGCCCGCTGCTTCTCGAAATGCAGGCGCTCGTTACACCGACTGGATACACCGTTCCTCAGAGGACGTCGACCGGTCTGGATTACCGCAGATTGAACATCATACTCGCGGTGATTGAAAAGAGAATAGGAATCAAGCTCGGCGGGTTCGATGTATTCCTTAACATCGCCGGTGGCGTGAGAATAGACGAGCCGGCTGTCGATCTCGCGTCGGCGATTTCAGTTATATCGAGTTACAAAGATATTCCTGTCGACTCCGGCACTCTCGTCGTGGGCGAAGTCGGACTCGCGGGCGAAGTGAGAAGCGTCAGCCAGATCGAACGTCGCGTACAGGAAGCCGCCAAGCTCGGATTCACAAGAGCGATCGTGCCGCACGCAAATTTCAAGGGAGTGAAATCAAAACTCGAGATAGAAGTGATTGAGGTTCAAAAATTATCAGAAGCGGCAAAGCTTCTCATTTAA
- the recG gene encoding ATP-dependent DNA helicase RecG: MSARPAERPQSLSVMDVQYVKGVGPKRSEALEGVGIRNAFDLLNYFPRRYLDRSRILKIADAHSALLIPDEVTFVGRIRSIQPVGRGRRFLFVKLADETGSIRCVWFNGVQYFIHAFEEGELIAFSGHVTAYQGQPCLVHPDYDHLEDQSDEEFLHTGGIIPVYPTTEGLRRVGLDSRGLRRTIRKLVDALDDFIFPDDPLPQPVVTTHSLMSLRDAIASIHFPSDAIQLDRAQRRFKFEELFYLQLLLAIRRNLIVHSAGIPMRTDSELIRKTISELLPFKLTESQKKVLREILSDLKLDHPMHRLLQGDVGSGKTIVALLAILIAVENGYQAAFMAPTEILAAQHYETIRNYLNSHKIASALLIGGQKKDVRADIYSGIESGKTPIIVGTHALIQENVKFSKLGLIVVDEQHRFGVVQRMTLQEKGRNPHLLVMTATPIPRTLSLTIYGDLDVSVIDEMPGGRKKIKTALRGESSRSNVYGFIREQVLAGRQVFIVYPLVTETEKSDLKAATQSFIKLRDEIFRGFKVGLIHGQMTETEKNDIMLAFKGNAINILVATTVIEVGIDVPNATVMVIEHADRFGLSQLHQLRGRIGRGVHQSFCILMTQDKLLEEKKLETREEATAFQRLKLFTSTTDGFKIAEYDLAIRGPGEFFGTKQSGLPPLRLSDLIRDREIILQARKAAFKIADVDPHLRSPQHQGLREVLLRNYKDSLEFLKAN, translated from the coding sequence ATGAGCGCCAGACCAGCTGAGAGACCTCAGTCTCTTTCGGTCATGGACGTCCAGTATGTCAAGGGCGTTGGTCCGAAGCGCTCCGAGGCGCTCGAGGGAGTCGGCATCAGAAACGCGTTCGATCTGCTCAATTACTTTCCAAGAAGATATCTCGACAGGAGCCGCATCCTGAAGATTGCGGATGCTCACTCAGCGCTTCTGATTCCGGACGAGGTCACGTTTGTCGGAAGGATCAGGTCCATTCAACCGGTCGGCCGCGGCAGGAGGTTTCTTTTTGTCAAACTTGCAGATGAGACCGGATCGATCCGATGCGTGTGGTTTAACGGCGTGCAGTACTTCATCCACGCATTCGAGGAAGGAGAGTTAATCGCGTTCTCAGGCCACGTCACGGCTTACCAGGGGCAGCCATGTCTGGTGCATCCTGACTACGACCACCTCGAAGACCAATCGGATGAGGAGTTTCTACACACGGGAGGAATTATCCCGGTCTATCCGACAACCGAGGGATTGAGAAGGGTCGGTCTCGACTCGAGGGGGCTGCGCAGGACGATCCGGAAACTCGTTGACGCACTTGACGATTTCATATTCCCCGACGATCCACTTCCTCAACCGGTAGTAACGACTCATTCGCTCATGTCGCTGAGAGATGCAATCGCATCGATCCACTTCCCAAGCGACGCGATACAACTCGACAGGGCGCAGCGCAGATTCAAGTTCGAAGAGTTGTTTTACCTTCAGCTTCTACTCGCGATAAGGAGAAATTTGATTGTCCACTCCGCGGGAATACCGATGAGGACTGACAGCGAGCTCATCCGTAAGACGATATCCGAACTTCTCCCTTTCAAATTGACAGAATCTCAGAAGAAAGTTCTGCGCGAAATTCTATCGGACCTGAAACTCGATCATCCAATGCACAGGCTTCTTCAGGGAGACGTCGGCAGCGGAAAAACAATCGTCGCACTTCTCGCGATCCTGATCGCGGTAGAAAACGGCTATCAAGCTGCATTCATGGCGCCGACGGAGATACTCGCCGCGCAACACTACGAAACAATCCGGAACTACCTCAATTCACATAAGATAGCATCTGCACTCCTTATCGGCGGACAAAAGAAGGATGTTCGTGCAGACATTTATTCAGGTATCGAGAGCGGAAAGACACCTATCATAGTTGGCACCCATGCTTTGATCCAGGAAAACGTAAAATTCTCGAAACTCGGATTAATAGTTGTGGACGAGCAGCATCGGTTCGGAGTGGTCCAACGGATGACCCTCCAGGAGAAGGGGAGGAACCCGCACCTTCTCGTGATGACAGCAACCCCAATCCCGAGAACTCTCTCGCTCACGATCTACGGCGACCTGGATGTGTCAGTCATAGACGAGATGCCGGGAGGGAGAAAGAAAATCAAAACAGCGCTCAGGGGAGAATCGTCGAGGAGCAATGTGTATGGGTTCATTCGCGAACAGGTGCTTGCCGGAAGACAGGTGTTCATCGTCTACCCGCTTGTCACCGAAACGGAAAAGTCGGACTTAAAGGCCGCCACCCAAAGCTTCATAAAGCTGAGAGACGAAATTTTCCGCGGCTTCAAAGTGGGATTGATCCACGGTCAAATGACTGAGACCGAAAAGAACGATATCATGCTGGCATTCAAGGGGAATGCGATAAATATCCTGGTAGCCACTACCGTAATTGAAGTGGGGATCGACGTGCCCAATGCCACGGTAATGGTGATCGAGCACGCCGACCGGTTCGGTCTAAGCCAGCTTCATCAGCTGCGAGGGCGGATCGGTAGAGGGGTTCACCAGTCGTTTTGCATTCTGATGACCCAGGATAAACTTCTTGAAGAGAAGAAACTGGAAACGCGCGAAGAGGCGACGGCATTTCAGCGGCTCAAGTTATTCACGTCGACGACCGACGGTTTCAAAATAGCTGAGTATGATCTTGCAATCCGCGGACCGGGAGAATTTTTCGGGACCAAGCAGAGCGGGCTTCCACCTCTGAGGCTGTCTGATTTGATAAGGGATCGTGAGATTATCCTGCAGGCGAGGAAAGCCGCGTTTAAGATCGCGGATGTCGACCCGCATCTCCGCAGCCCCCAGCATCAGGGTCTTAGGGAGGTGCTCCTGAGAAATTACAAGGACAGTCTGGAGTTCTTGAAGGCCAACTGA
- a CDS encoding deoxynucleoside kinase, with amino-acid sequence MFVSIAGNIGSGKSSLTRLLANHFNWIPFFESVDDNPYLSDFYADMKRWSFHLQVYFLSNRFTNHKKIIEMPEPVVQDRSIYEDVEIFARNLHEMGNMDARDYRNYRELFNIMVGYLKPPDLMIYLRASVDTLLKQIRLRGRSYEQSISKDYLERLNVSYEDWTAGYNIGRLLTIESDEIDFVNNGDHLSDIIKKVANALQLHESEAARRAR; translated from the coding sequence GTGTTCGTCTCAATCGCGGGTAATATCGGGAGCGGAAAATCTTCTCTGACACGACTTCTCGCGAATCATTTCAACTGGATCCCATTCTTTGAATCTGTCGACGACAACCCATACTTGAGCGACTTTTACGCCGACATGAAGCGCTGGTCATTTCACCTACAGGTCTATTTCCTTTCGAACCGCTTTACAAACCACAAGAAGATAATCGAGATGCCCGAGCCCGTCGTGCAGGACAGATCGATTTACGAGGACGTGGAGATTTTCGCGCGTAACCTTCACGAGATGGGAAATATGGATGCCAGAGACTACCGGAACTACCGGGAACTGTTCAACATCATGGTCGGGTATCTTAAACCTCCCGATCTGATGATCTATCTTCGGGCGAGTGTAGACACTCTTCTCAAACAAATCAGGCTTCGGGGGAGAAGTTACGAACAGAGCATAAGCAAAGACTACCTGGAGCGTCTGAACGTCAGCTATGAAGACTGGACCGCAGGGTACAATATCGGGAGACTTCTCACAATCGAATCCGATGAAATAGATTTCGTCAATAACGGCGATCACCTGAGCGACATCATAAAGAAAGTTGCGAACGCCCTTCAACTTCATGAGTCGGAAGCGGCCCGGCGCGCGCGGTAA
- the rdgB gene encoding RdgB/HAM1 family non-canonical purine NTP pyrophosphatase, whose protein sequence is MKLVLATHNRHKVEEIRDILSGAPGELRGRIEILSLDSFPEIGEIEEDGETLEENARKKARAVFNFIQNSPKRSLRTKPKIDNFISLADDTGLEVDALGGRPGVYSARFSGENATYAQNNEKLLGELKGIPYERRTARFRCAISMIGERIDEIAIGEVPGKILDSPRGRNGFGYDPLFVPDGYDKTYAEMDSDLKNRLSHRARALLEAKRILRRLSA, encoded by the coding sequence ATGAAGCTCGTCCTCGCCACACATAATCGTCATAAGGTAGAAGAGATCAGAGACATTCTGTCGGGTGCTCCGGGGGAATTGCGCGGACGTATTGAGATTTTGTCACTCGATTCATTTCCTGAAATCGGCGAGATCGAAGAGGACGGGGAGACACTCGAAGAGAATGCCCGAAAGAAAGCTCGTGCAGTCTTCAACTTTATTCAAAACTCCCCGAAGAGGTCCTTACGGACAAAACCGAAAATTGACAATTTCATTTCCCTCGCGGACGATACAGGCCTTGAGGTGGACGCCCTCGGTGGAAGACCAGGCGTCTACTCGGCAAGATTCTCCGGGGAGAATGCAACTTACGCACAGAATAACGAGAAACTTCTCGGCGAGTTGAAAGGCATCCCTTACGAAAGGCGCACTGCAAGATTCAGATGCGCGATTTCGATGATCGGTGAACGGATCGATGAGATCGCAATCGGAGAAGTGCCCGGAAAAATATTGGACTCACCTCGTGGAAGAAACGGTTTCGGGTATGATCCCCTTTTCGTGCCGGACGGGTACGACAAGACTTATGCGGAGATGGATTCTGATTTGAAGAACAGATTGAGCCATCGCGCAAGGGCACTACTTGAGGCAAAGAGGATCCTTCGCCGGCTGAGCGCTTAA